The Clostridiaceae bacterium genomic sequence TATAATTGTGCCAAATTCAACGGCTTTGAGGCTGGGTGGACTCCAAAAAGTATAAATGATTGAAATTAGAAAAAATCATTTTATTATACAATAAAAATATAAAACTGAATCTGCTATAATTAAATAAAATAAAGTAACTTTATTAACATGAATTTCAAACTAAAGGTAGTGTATCAAGTGAACAAAAACAACCGTATCCTCGGGGGGCTTTTCGGAGTCGCATGCGGTGATGCTCTGGGCGGAACACTTGAGTTTATGTCAAAGTATGAAATTGAAAGGGAATATGGATACTTAAAAGATATTATCGGCGGAGGCTGCTGGGATTTAGAACCTGGAGAAGTGACTGATGATACAATGATGACTATTGCTGTGGCAGAAGGCATTCTGGATAACCCGGACAATCCTGTTGAAGATATCGGGAAACACTTCATAAAATGGTATGACAGCAGGCCTAAGGACATCGGCAACATTATCAGAATTGCTCTTGGTGAGTATAAACGAAGCAAAGACTGGACTAAAGCAGCCTTATATGCCCATGAAGCTACAGGGGGCATGAGTGCCGGAAATGGTTCTCTCATGAGATGTTTGCCGGTGGCATTATATTACGATGATATTGAAAAAATGCTTGAGATAACCACATCTCAAAGTCTTCTTACCCATTATGACCAGAAAGCAACGGATGCCTGCCAGTTTTATAATCTTTTAGCCTATCATTATCTAAATTATGAAAAATCAAAAATAGCTGCTATAATAGAATATATCGAACAATATCCCGAGTATAAGCAAGTGTTTCATTTGTCAAAAAAAGAATTAATGCCAACGGGATATGTGGTTGACACCTTGATATGTGCATTATGGTGTTTTATTAACACTTCTTCCTTTGAGGATGCTGTATGTGAAGCGGCTAACCTTGGAGGTGATACAGACACTATAGCCGCAATAACTGGCGGTTTGGCTGGAGTGTTTTATGGCCATGAAGCCATTCCGGCAGGATGGAAGGAAAAGATATTGGTAAGAGAAAGATTATACTCTATTGCAGAAAAGATAATAGAGGTGAAAAATGAAGGTAAAGATAAAGAAGAATAAGATGGGTTAACAAAGTATAGGCAGAATGTATTAGCAGAATTATGGTTTACTGTAAAAGTAGAGGAAGTAGAATTTAAACCTGCTTTGAATGGCAGAATTGTAGCATGGTAGAACAGTAGAAAGGTAGATGTGTGAAAATGGCTTTGTGGGGAATTTTCATAAGTGCCTTCCTGATAGGTTTTTCAGGAGCAATGATGCCTGGGCCTATGCTGGGAGTTACAATTGACGGAAGTCTTAAGAAAGGATGGACAACAGGCCCTTTAATAGTATCAGGACATGGAATATTGGAACTCATACTAATTATCATTATGACCTTCGGACTGAAAGATTTCTTCTCTAATCCAACAGTCGCAGGATTTATCGGCTTGTTCGGTGGTGCTTTTCTTGCCTGGATGGGATACGGAATGTTGAAATCCGGAATTAATAAGACAATTTCTTTAGAAAATCAAAAAACAGGAAATATACAGGGAAAAACCTTAAGGCTGAAGAACCTGGTACTGACAGGAATACTTGTAAGCGCTACCAATCCATACTTTATTCTCTGGTGGGCGTCAACGGGGATGGAATCAATACGCCAGGCTTATACTTTAGGGTTGATAGGAGTCATCTTCTTTTTCATGGGACATATTTCATCCGACTTTGTCTGGTATACGGCAGTATCCACGGCATTTTCCAAGGGCAAAAAACTGATTGATGACAGAATATATCGCTGGGTTATTATAGCATTAGGCGTATTTATCATTGCATATTCAATATATTTCATAGGAAGCGGTTGGAAAATGCTGCAAATGCAATGAAATAATTAATAATTAAATTGAAATAATGAAATAAAGAAGAACTGCATGAAATCCATAGTAAACAGGATTGCAATAATTATGAATTATTGTTCAGGATGAAGGTGAAGAAGTGAAGAAGAAAAAACCCTTTTTTAGATTTCATGAAATTCTGACTAAACTTAGAGAATTTTTATTTCTATCGATTCAAGATAAATATAAAAGGGAATTTGACATTGAAACTGCAAGAGTTAACTTAGGAAGGGCAAAGATTACATCATTATGTTTCCTGGTAGTGGAAATCATAATGCTTGCAGTTTTTTTATCAGTTAAAGGGAAGAATTTTCTCAGGCTGCCAGACAGATATTATGGAATCATGTACATAACAATGATTATTGCCATGGTATTCTATCTGACACTATATATAAGACTGGGGAAGGATGTACAAAAATACTGTACAAATATTCAAATTGCAGGTACATCATTTGTAATTTTCATATTATCATGGTGTGCAGGTATATCTTTGCTGGATCAGTTAACATACAATGGGCAGATCATTGTTTATACTGTAGCAGTGCTAGCAGTTGCAGTAACTCCCTTCTATAAGCCCTTTATTCTTTTAGCAGCCTATACGGTTACACATGCTCTATTTATTGCTCTGATGCCGCTTTTTCAGAAATCCGGCGGAATACTGTTTGGGAACTATGTTAACAGTACAATATTCATTATAATCTCCTGGGTTATTTCGTATATGAGGTATAGAAACCGTATAGAGGATTTTATCAAGAGTAAGGAAATACAAGAAAAGAATGATGAATTGGAAAGGTTAAATAAAGAATTGGAGAAACTATCTTATATTGATTATCTGACGGGTATCTCCAATCGCACAATGTTTGATATAATCGTCAAAGAAGAGTGGAATAGGTGCAAACATCAACATGAACCTTTCTCGCTAATTATATTAGATATTGACTTTTTCAAGGAATATAATGATAACTATGGACACAGGGCAGGAGACAGTTGCATAAAAAAGATTGCCGAAGTTCTTTCAAATTTTGCAGAAAGGTCACATTTTACTGTAGCGAGATATGGGGGAGATGAATTCGCTATTTTGCTTCCATATACTGATAAAGAAAAGGCATTCAGTTTTGCTGAAGATACGAGAAGAGATGTGGAAAAGCTCAATATTGAACATGCCTATTCCTCAGCAGCCGACCATGTGACAATAAGTCTTGGGGTCAATACTATAATTCCATCTGATGAATCTTCAATTGAGGAATTTTTCGATACTGCTGATAAAGCTTTATACAAAGCTAAAGAAAACGATCGAAACTGTATTTTTATGATTAATTAATAATAACTTCTTTCACCTGTAATAAGGTCCTGGCAGGCTTCATATTGCTTCATATTTGCAGTATAATAATTGTAAATTGTAAAAGTTAACTATAAAGTGCAACAGAATCATGCATGAATATGATACAAGGGGGTAGAGTAATGCCACTTGAAATAATACGTAATGATATAACAAAAGTTCATGCTGATGCTATTGTCAATGCCGCAAACCCTTCCCTGCTTGGTGGCGGAGGAGTTGATGGGGCAATCCATCGGGCAGCAGGACCTGAATTACTTGAAGAATGCCGTACACTTGGAGGCTGCCAGGTAGGCCAGGCAAAGATAACAAAAGGATATAAACTTCCTGCTAAGTATGTAATACATACTGTGGGGCCGATCTGGCAAGGAGGAAACCATAATGAAGAAGCTTTACTTGCAGCCTGTTACAGAAATTCTCTTAACTTGGCTAAAATATACAACCTGGAGAGCATTGCATTTCCGCTGATTTCTACAGGTGCATACGGTTATCCCAAAGATAAGGCACTAAGGACTGCAATTTCGGTTATTGGAGACTTTCTGTTAAATAATAATGAAATGTTGGTTTTTCTTGTTATATACGATAAGGCATCGCTTATAATATCTGAAAAGCTCTTCAAGTCTATAAAAAAATATATCGATGACAAGTACATAAAAGATCATTTTATTGAACGAAGAAGCAGGGTTGAAGAAGAACAGCCCGATATAGTGAAATATATAGATAACCGGATGATGGCACCGGCGGAGGTTTTTGAAACTGCAAAAAAGCGCAAACGTAGTCTAAATGATGTAATAAATAATATGGATGAAACCTTCTCACAAATGTTGTTGCGTTTAATAGACGAAAAGGGAATGACAGATACAGAAGTCTATAAAAGAGCTAATGTTGACCGGAAACTTTTTTCAAAAATTCGCAATAATATTTACTACAAACCTAGCAAGCGTACCGCAATTGCTTTTGCCATTGCTCTTAAACTGAATCTTGATGAAACTAAAGACCTGTTGCTCAAAGCCGGTTATGCACTTTCCCACAGCAGCAAATTTGACATTATTATAGAATACTTCATTGAAGAAGGAAACTACAATATTTTTGAGATAAATGAAGCTTTGTTTACTTTTGACCAGGATCTTCTAGGTGTATAGAAGTATAAGTAAATAATATATTAAATCCATAATAATCGTAATCTTCCAGATTCTCTGTTGCGTTGACAGGGTACAAAATACCAGCAAGTTAATTCAATTTGTTTAATGTCGCCTCCCATGCGACCAGCTTGCTTATCTATAATGTTATTCTTAAATCACGATAAATGAAATTAATTTGATGGTGGGAGGATGACACAATGAAAAAGGGATTAACTGAGCTGGTTTTTATTTTAGACAGAAGCGGTTCAATGAGCGGCCTTGAAAGTGACACAATAGGCGGTTTCAATGGGATGCTTGAAAAGCAAAGGAAAGAATCTGGAGAGGCTATAGTAACCACTGTACTTTTTGACGACAGGTATGAATTGCTGCATGACCGCATTAATATCCGGGGTATAGCACCAATAACAGATAAAGAATATTATGTTCGGGGCAGTACTGCATTATTGGATGCTGTTGGCAGGACTATCAATAAAATAATAAATGTGCAAAAGCATACTGCAGAGGATGAACGTGCGGAACATGTTATGTTTGTAATAATAACTGATGGTATGGAAAATGCCAGCCGGGAATATAGCTATGAAAAAGTACGTCAAATGATAGAACACCAGAAAAACAAATATGGATGGGAGTTTATTTTTCTTGGGGCAAACATTGACGCTGTAGCAACTGCTGAACGATTTGGTATCTGCGGGGATAGGGCAGTTGATTATAATGCGGATAGCGAAGGTATTTTACTTAGTTATACTGTAGTTAACGATGTGGTGAAAGAATTTCGTTCCAATCGAAAAATATCTGAAAACTGGAAAGACCCTATTGAAGAGGATTTCATAAAACGTGGCGGCAGGAGATAAAAAAATGCACCATGGATATGTTTCCATGCAGGTGACAGCGTTTCCAGGTGACAAGGGGGCGGGAATGTTATCACATCCGTTCCCTTGTCACTTCTCTTGTCACAGTTCCCTTGTCACATCCCTATAGTCAGGCCGATTAGAAAGCCTAAGTTGAAAAAATTTTTTCGATTGTAGTAGTTTTCTTTGAACTTGGGCTTTAAACTTGACGAAAAATATTCTCACCGTAAGGACCAACAAAACGACAAACCGATACAGAATGGTTTATAATTTGACAAAATGTTAATTGTTTTTTTAGTTATGTTAGTCGTTTTGTTAGCTGTCGACTTGTATAATTATATAAATAAAAAAATATTATATATTCCATATGGAGGAAAACATAATATAATAATATGATAATATAATAAAGAGAGCGGATCAGGCTTTTAATTTGTATTAGCAAAACCTATGGAATACCTGTAATGATGAAAATAGGGGGGATATGTAAAAAAATCTTGCTGATTTCTATTGAGGAATATATTCCATTGCTGTAAATTAAACATAATGCATATTGTTGCAAATTTCTTCTATATTAATACAAGCTTTAATAACGAAATATGACAATAAATTTACATCATTAGACACATCTGTGGCACATTATGTAATGTCTATGCATTGAAAATCTTATATTATTCTCCATATTGTAATATTCCAATGTAAAGCTTACAAAGAGATATTTCAGAAATAATTATCGAACCTGAGAAAAAGTCCATATAAATGAAGTCTTAGAAAAAGAGAAAAGAAATCCCATTGAAAAAAAGTAAAAAAGCAAGAAAGAAAAAAGATCGAGGAAAGATGGTGTAGAAAGCTATGGTCAAAAAAGCATTTGCTCTTATACTTGCAATTATTATGATTGTCAGTACACTGCCTCTTGACGTGAGTGCGGCTTCATCCGAAGATTTCCAGGACACGCCTGCGCCGGAACACTGGTCGGCAAAGGCTTTAAAAGCAGCCGTAGAAAATGGCCTTTTAAGGGGAAGTGACGGCAAACTGAATCCTGGAGGAAATCTGCTGAGAGCGGAAATGGCAGCGGTAATAAACCGTGCTTTTGGTGCAATTCGTCAAGCAGATTTAAGTTCGCATTGCAGGAGGTTTCGATGTCAGGACCTATGATTATGCCAACATCCTTATAGTACCTGAAGGTATTAAACTTACAGTTTCGGTCTCCGGCATGCTCGATGTTAAAGGCATGCTTGATATTGAAGGAACGCTGGTTGTAAACAGAGATGATACTGGTTATGGAACCATAAATATTACCGGCGAAGGACGGATTCAAGTAGATGGTAGTCTCCAGAACCATGGGAAGATTAACGTATTAAGCGGTGAGCTCATAGCTAAAGGCGGTAATATCATCAATAACGGTTTAATCAGTGAAGAGGGGGCCATGTTAATATTGAAGGTGAAGAGAATATCAGCGGCAATCCCGTACTGCGTTATGCAAGGCGTACCGACTTTGCAAGGGCACTATATGAGAAATATAAGGACTTCGGGCTTGACGAGCCTTCGGAAGATGATATAAGGAATTACGAAGAAACCTATAAAGACTGGTTTGATATGTCGTGGAGAAATGAACAGGGTGAGATTGAATGGGATAACGAACGGGTTCATGCTATGGCCTGGATGATTAAGAACGGATTAATTGAAGGAACAGGGGATGGCAGAATCCAACCGGAAGAACTCATTACCCGCGCTGAAGCAGTGGTTGCACTGTACAATATGCTTGGTAAGGGAGATATGCCGGAAAAGCTTGATGAAAGTATAAATCCGGATATTACCTTTGAAGATGTTCCAGAAAGTGCTCCATATCATGAAGCAGTTATGCACTTTGCCAAAGCAGGTGTCATCAATGGAATCGAGAAAGGTATATTTGATCCTGACGGCTTTATTGGCATTACATGGTATGAATGGGGTAATGAATTAAACGGCCTTTTTGAAAGATTTGATAAAGCACTGGGTATAAGCAGTGTAGACGTGAAAACTTATAATGAATTAATCGAAGCTCTTGCTAAAAAATACATTACAGAGATAAATATTAAAGATAACATTACAATCACTGATGATATTGTAATAGGTACCAGCGAAAAATGTGTCGATGAAGGCAATACTCTTACGGTTGCCAGTGATAAAAAATTAGTCGTTAACTATGGATGCGAGCTTAGGGTAAATGGTATCCTGATGAACAATGGCACTGTCATCGAATATGGAGCGGTGATGGCTCCTCCTGGCAGTCATTGGAATCAACACATACAAGGCAATGAAATAGTAAGATTTGTTAATATGATGAATTTTGCCCATGAAATAGTCAAAGCCATGGAGGGTTACGGTCTCGAAGCACCCAGTGAGCAGGAATTGGATGGATACCGTCAAATAGAAAACTGGCCAACCATGCCCGTAGATGAGGCTGATTATGCATTTGTGGTTAAACATGCCGTTTTAAAGCCAACTGAGAATGCTCATGACCAGAATAAAAAATACTGGGAGCCTTACAAGCGTATAACCCACGGAGAGGCTCGAGAAATATTGGCGAAAATCTGTGGAGCAATCAGGATAGGAGTAGAGTTGCCTGAGTCGGTAAGCGTTGATGGCTATGAAGATGAAACGTTGATTAACTTTGCCTCAGACGACCTTAACAGATTGATTAATGCATTCATCAAAGCCCTTGGCCCGGTTACCGACAGCGATACTGAAGAATATGTCGGCAGGCTTCCTACCATGAATTTATATAAAAACAGAATAAAAGGAGGTCAATCAATATGGCAGAGGAATATTCAGGGAAAACAGCCATTATAAATGGAAAATTGATTATTGAAGACCGCATAATAGATGATGGCGCTGTGGTAATAGGTAATGACAGAATTGAAGCTTGCGGTGCCAGACAGGAAATTATTCTGCCCGCAGGTGCAAAGATTATTGATGCAGAAGGATGTTACATTGGGCCAGGATTTGTTGACATTCACTGCTATGGAGGCGGAGGATATTTTTTTTCGATAATCCTTACGATGCCGCAATATGCCACCTTAATCATGGAACCACCAGCTTGCTGGCAACCATTGCATACCATGTAGAATGGGATAAGATAATTTCGGGTATTCAAAAAATCAAAGAGGCAGCCGCTAGGTGCAAGTATGGTAGTGTAATAGCCGGAATCCATATGGAGGGACCTTATATCAATCCTAAATATGGGTCTATTACCGCCAATGCACGGAACCCTGATTCTGATGAGATAAAACAGATATTAAAAGCAGGTGAGGGCATAATCAAACAAAGGACTCTTTCACCTGAACTTCCGGGTATAAATGTACTATATAGTTAATAGATAGATAACTGACGGAGAAGATTACGGCATCAGGTTTGCAGGCAAATTTTCGCTTACAATAGCTTCTGTTGATAAGCGGGAATTAGATGCAGATTTACAGGTTCAGATAGGCGACCATCCTGTCATACAATTGAATTTAGTGATAGATGGAAAACAAACATCCTGAAAGAACGATAGTGCTCCGGTAACTGTAACTATACCCTATGTTGCAACAGCGAAGGAATTAAAAGATCCGGAGCATATAACCTTATGGTACATTGACGGAAACAGAAAAGTTATTTCTGTTCCCATTTGATAGCAACTTTGAAGATATAGATAAGAATGCCTATTACTATAATGAGGTAGGCATTGTTAAAGAACTTGGAATAACAAAAGGCATCGGCAACAACCGGTTCAATCCTACAGAAAATATTACTCGACAGGATATGATGGTGCTTTCTGCACGTGTCCTGGAAAAACTTAAGAATCTTAAGGTAGCAGAGTTTTCTGATGTATTGGATAAATTCACAGATAAAATGGATATAGCCGAAAATGAAATTAACAAATCAGAGAAATTAATCAAATCTCCTTTTGATAAAATTCAAATATTTATGATATAATAGCACTACGGTTTTTCAAAACGATTTATTTTATATATAAGAAATATTTATGCGGGCAATTTATTGCAAGCAGGATTCCAGAGTTAGGGGAGTCAATTCATGACTAT encodes the following:
- a CDS encoding S-layer homology domain-containing protein — encoded protein: MTETEKLFLFPFDSNFEDIDKNAYYYNEVGIVKELGITKGIGNNRFNPTENITRQDMMVLSARVLEKLKNLKVAEFSDVLDKFTDKMDIAENEINKSEKLIKSPFDKIQIFMI
- a CDS encoding VWA domain-containing protein, with the protein product MKKGLTELVFILDRSGSMSGLESDTIGGFNGMLEKQRKESGEAIVTTVLFDDRYELLHDRINIRGIAPITDKEYYVRGSTALLDAVGRTINKIINVQKHTAEDERAEHVMFVIITDGMENASREYSYEKVRQMIEHQKNKYGWEFIFLGANIDAVATAERFGICGDRAVDYNADSEGILLSYTVVNDVVKEFRSNRKISENWKDPIEEDFIKRGGRR
- a CDS encoding GGDEF domain-containing protein codes for the protein MKKKKPFFRFHEILTKLREFLFLSIQDKYKREFDIETARVNLGRAKITSLCFLVVEIIMLAVFLSVKGKNFLRLPDRYYGIMYITMIIAMVFYLTLYIRLGKDVQKYCTNIQIAGTSFVIFILSWCAGISLLDQLTYNGQIIVYTVAVLAVAVTPFYKPFILLAAYTVTHALFIALMPLFQKSGGILFGNYVNSTIFIIISWVISYMRYRNRIEDFIKSKEIQEKNDELERLNKELEKLSYIDYLTGISNRTMFDIIVKEEWNRCKHQHEPFSLIILDIDFFKEYNDNYGHRAGDSCIKKIAEVLSNFAERSHFTVARYGGDEFAILLPYTDKEKAFSFAEDTRRDVEKLNIEHAYSSAADHVTISLGVNTIIPSDESSIEEFFDTADKALYKAKENDRNCIFMIN
- a CDS encoding LysE family transporter, with amino-acid sequence MALWGIFISAFLIGFSGAMMPGPMLGVTIDGSLKKGWTTGPLIVSGHGILELILIIIMTFGLKDFFSNPTVAGFIGLFGGAFLAWMGYGMLKSGINKTISLENQKTGNIQGKTLRLKNLVLTGILVSATNPYFILWWASTGMESIRQAYTLGLIGVIFFFMGHISSDFVWYTAVSTAFSKGKKLIDDRIYRWVIIALGVFIIAYSIYFIGSGWKMLQMQ
- a CDS encoding S-layer homology domain-containing protein encodes the protein MSWRNEQGEIEWDNERVHAMAWMIKNGLIEGTGDGRIQPEELITRAEAVVALYNMLGKGDMPEKLDESINPDITFEDVPESAPYHEAVMHFAKAGVINGIEKGIFDPDGFIGITWYEWGNELNGLFERFDKALGISSVDVKTYNELIEALAKKYITEINIKDNITITDDIVIGTSEKCVDEGNTLTVASDKKLVVNYGCELRVNGILMNNGTVIEYGAVMAPPGSHWNQHIQGNEIVRFVNMMNFAHEIVKAMEGYGLEAPSEQELDGYRQIENWPTMPVDEADYAFVVKHAVLKPTENAHDQNKKYWEPYKRITHGEAREILAKICGAIRIGVELPESVSVDGYEDETLINFASDDLNRLINAFIKALGPVTDSDTEEYVGRLPTMNLYKNRIKGGQSIWQRNIQGKQPL
- a CDS encoding S-layer homology domain-containing protein; amino-acid sequence: MVKKAFALILAIIMIVSTLPLDVSAASSEDFQDTPAPEHWSAKALKAAVENGLLRGSDGKLNPGGNLLRAEMAAVINRAFGAIRQADLSSHCRRFRCQDL
- a CDS encoding ADP-ribosyl-[dinitrogen reductase] hydrolase; protein product: MNKNNRILGGLFGVACGDALGGTLEFMSKYEIEREYGYLKDIIGGGCWDLEPGEVTDDTMMTIAVAEGILDNPDNPVEDIGKHFIKWYDSRPKDIGNIIRIALGEYKRSKDWTKAALYAHEATGGMSAGNGSLMRCLPVALYYDDIEKMLEITTSQSLLTHYDQKATDACQFYNLLAYHYLNYEKSKIAAIIEYIEQYPEYKQVFHLSKKELMPTGYVVDTLICALWCFINTSSFEDAVCEAANLGGDTDTIAAITGGLAGVFYGHEAIPAGWKEKILVRERLYSIAEKIIEVKNEGKDKEE
- a CDS encoding O-acetyl-ADP-ribose deacetylase encodes the protein MPLEIIRNDITKVHADAIVNAANPSLLGGGGVDGAIHRAAGPELLEECRTLGGCQVGQAKITKGYKLPAKYVIHTVGPIWQGGNHNEEALLAACYRNSLNLAKIYNLESIAFPLISTGAYGYPKDKALRTAISVIGDFLLNNNEMLVFLVIYDKASLIISEKLFKSIKKYIDDKYIKDHFIERRSRVEEEQPDIVKYIDNRMMAPAEVFETAKKRKRSLNDVINNMDETFSQMLLRLIDEKGMTDTEVYKRANVDRKLFSKIRNNIYYKPSKRTAIAFAIALKLNLDETKDLLLKAGYALSHSSKFDIIIEYFIEEGNYNIFEINEALFTFDQDLLGV